Below is a genomic region from Candidatus Neomarinimicrobiota bacterium.
GACGGTGCTGTCAGGCGCATTAAATGAATCGGTATATCCTGGGGATATTATTGAAGTACCTGCTACTTTTCAATATCGATTGTTCGGGAAAACGAGTGCTACGCAAATTATTTCAGCATTTTTATCCATTTATTTAGCCTATGAAGCAACGTTACGCTGATTAATTATGAAATTAACAGATCACGAACAAAAAATCCTTGAGCTGATTCAAAAGCATCCTGAAATCCTTTCAGAAACAAAGTCAAGAGAACATTTCGCTAATAAAATTGGCCTGTCCGAAAAAACACTTAGAAACAGAATAGGTGAATTGAGAAGACTTAATTTAATTGAAGAATTAGAACCGACCTCATCCGTTTATAAACAAAAACACAGATCTAATTTGGGGATTCAAACGATTGAATTAGATAATGCATTTGCCTCTATAATGAGGCATAAAAAGGTTTTCCTAAACATTTGGTTAACTATAACACTTATCTTGGGATCAACTGCCTTTGTATTGCCAAAATGGTACGAGGGAAGAGCGGTTATTCTTCCTCCATCTAATGAATCGTCTCAGTTTGGAACTGGCGGACTTGGAGGATTACTGGGAATGGGGGGATTGATTGATGTATTCTCGAACACCGGTGGAGGTCAAGATAGGTTTTTGGCAATTCTTAAGAGCGATAGATTATTACAAATACTTGAGGAAAAATATGATTTTCAATCCAAATACGGAACGGATGATTTAGAGGCAACACTTGATAAACTAGGTAAAAAAATAACCATTATAATTGAAGATGAAAATCAAATAGTCATTTCGGTATTGGATCCAGAACAAAATCAAGTTGCAAATATTACCAATGGAACTGTTCGTATACTCGATTCCCTAAATATTGTTTTAAGTAACACACAGGCGCGAGGATCGAGATTGTTTATTGAAGATCGGGTTAATGAGGTACTGGATTCGCTCAAAAGTCTTGAAATTCAATTGACTGAATTTATGGAAACTGAAGGTGTACTCAGTCTTGAGGATCAGGTGTCGGTTGGAGTGGAAAGAGCAGCAGAGTTGCAGGCACTAATTATGTCGAAAGAAGTGGCATTGTCAGTTGCAGAACAGATGATGGATACAAATCAACCCAAGTTGAAACAATGGCGCCATGAGTTAAGTCAGTTAAAAAAAGATTTTAATGAATTTTTCAAAAGTGATTCTAACAATCAACTATTGCCGAGTTTTTCAAAAGTGCCAAAGCTGGCGACAAAGCTTACAAGACTCCAACGCGCAGTTGAATATCATGTAAAACTTCTAGAATTTTTAGGGCCTCAATATGAACAGTCAAAAATTGATGAGGTAAAGGACATTCCAACACTTCAGGTTTTAGATTGGGCAATACGACCTGAAAATGAAGCACGTCCTCGGAAAATCTTAATCATTGTAGGAGGATTCATCCTTGGATTTTTTCTGGCTTACTTTTGGGTTTATATAAAGGACTTTAAAACCAAATACCAAATTTGATTCCAATGATTTCTATTGTGGTATGTTAAGTGTAATTGGAATTATAACAATTTTTCTTATTGCTGGGATTTTCATCGTATCCTGGTTTAAAATAAATCCTACTTTAGGCACAATCCTTGCTGTTAGTTTTGCTTTACGTGCGATTGTTGTTCTTTTGCAGGAATTATTTCAAATTGCACCTTATACGTGGGATGAAGGATTATTTATGACCATGGGAATTAAGGTAAAACATTTTTTAGATGGGTCCCGTTCGTCTCTACCATTTAGAACGCTTGCCGGGGTACCAGCTTACGGATCATTGCTTGGAGGTCTTTTTTATCTCTATGAAGTGGATACAATTTTACCTCGGATATTAAATGTTCTTTTTGGAACCGGTGCTGTATTCTTGACTTGGAAACTATCCGCCTTAGTTGGTTTAAAAAATAAGTATTGTTTGTTAATGGCTACGATTGTCGGATTTACACCAAGTTATATTTTGTATTCAGCCTTGATTATGCGGGATATGCTGATTTGGTTATTGTTGTTGGTTTTGCTATACCTTTGGGTGAAGTTTATTCAAGATCTCGACTCAAAATCATTCTGGATTGCTTTTATACCGGTTGCTATGCTAACAATTTTGAGACCTCAATATGCACCGGTCTTCGCGATAATTCTTGGATTTATTGCTTTTAGTTATGCTCAGAGATTACGATTTAAATGGAAGCAAATATCCTTACCCGGATTACAGTATATATTATTCTCTATTTTTTTATCCGTAGTTTTAGTTGGGAGTATTTTTCTGATATTATCTGAAATTGCCCGTTGGGAAAATTCTGATGTTCTGGACTACTTGGTTAGCCAGCATCATTGGAGAACCCAAGGTGGAGCAGCCTATTTAATCGATCAAGAATTCACCAATTTATTGGATGTGGTGTGGTTCTTCCCCTTAAGATTTATTCATTTTACATTTGGTCCTTTTTTATGGAATAGCGGTTCGATTCAAATGATGGCTAGTGCAATGGAAGCCCTAGTTGGAACAATATTCTTTTTACTGCTGGTTTTTTATTCACCAACCTTATTTAAAAGTAACAATAGCAATCGTTTGGGTATTATACTTTTAATAGTATTCGCATTAATCAATATTGCTGCGGCCAGCATTATCGACTCTAATTATGGAACAGCCATGCGCCATCGTATGGTATTTATGCCTTTTATTTTTATGGCTGTTTTGTGGTTACGACAGCAGAGAATTATATTGAAGCAAAATAATGATAGTTTATTAATATAAAAATGATTTGGAATGAAATTTAAATTAATCCACCATATAGGCGGTGCTTCCATTTTAGTCATTCTAGGTTCATTGGCTTCCTTTGGGGCAAATGTTATCTTAGGAAGATCCTTGCCTCAGGACGCATTTGGGACTTTTTCACTTTTCCGGTCAGTCATGTTTTATCTGCCTATTTTTGCTTTCCTTGGGTTTGGAAATGCTTTGATAAGGTTTTCCCGGGAAAATGAATTTTCTAACATCAATTGGAAGTTGCCTCTCAGAAAGATGGATTTTATTGCTGCTGGTGTTTTATTATTGGCTGTTTTAGTAATTCAAAGAATATATCCATTTTCTTTCATCGAGTCGATGTTGTTGGGAATCGCGGCATGGTTATTCGCTCGATCCCTAATAACTAATTCCATCCTGCGGATCATGCGAAAAATGGTTTTAGGTCAATTCACATCTATTGTATGGCGGTACATATTTTTCATTTTTCTTGTGGTAGCAGCAATTTGGTTTGAGCTTCAATTGGAATTTGTATTAATACTCTTTTTCTTGTCATTTGTCGTTATGTTTGTGATTGCGAAATTTATAGATCGAAATATTCAAGTTGGTAAAAATTCAGTCCGGTTAAAAAAGATTTTCGATTATGGTTCTACATTATTTGTCATCAACATTATTACTATTTTGATGACACAAATGGACAAACTCATTGTATCCATGACTTTAGGGACAGTTTCGGTTGGAATTTATACTGGAGTTTCTTTGGTAGCTCTTACCGTCTTCAATCTTGCCGGTACCACAATAGGCAATGTATTAATGCCACATTTAGCCCAAGGGAAAAGAATCCAACTTATCGAATTTTTATTATATTTTTTCATCATTCCCGTTTTTTTAATAATTTTTGCATTTCTAAGCATTGAACAATTGAACACAATATTATTTGACGGAAAATATTCCGGATTTAATCAGTTACTTCAACTTTCCATTGTTTTAGGATTAATGCAATATTACCACAATCTTATCGAATTTTCTCTTGGAGGCCTCAGCAGTGAAAGGAGCTTAAAATTATTTTTGGGAACAATATTATTTTCATTATTATTATTGTTTGTTCTATCATTTATACTGGTTGCCAAACATGGTCTTGTAGGGATTATAATGGGATGCATTGTTGCTTGGCTATTTAGAAACTTTGTGGGCGCCATACTGCTGGGAAAAATTTTGATAAAAGAAA
It encodes:
- a CDS encoding oligosaccharide flippase family protein, translated to MKFKLIHHIGGASILVILGSLASFGANVILGRSLPQDAFGTFSLFRSVMFYLPIFAFLGFGNALIRFSRENEFSNINWKLPLRKMDFIAAGVLLLAVLVIQRIYPFSFIESMLLGIAAWLFARSLITNSILRIMRKMVLGQFTSIVWRYIFFIFLVVAAIWFELQLEFVLILFFLSFVVMFVIAKFIDRNIQVGKNSVRLKKIFDYGSTLFVINIITILMTQMDKLIVSMTLGTVSVGIYTGVSLVALTVFNLAGTTIGNVLMPHLAQGKRIQLIEFLLYFFIIPVFLIIFAFLSIEQLNTILFDGKYSGFNQLLQLSIVLGLMQYYHNLIEFSLGGLSSERSLKLFLGTILFSLLLLFVLSFILVAKHGLVGIIMGCIVAWLFRNFVGAILLGKILIKEKVLFE
- a CDS encoding phospholipid carrier-dependent glycosyltransferase produces the protein MLSVIGIITIFLIAGIFIVSWFKINPTLGTILAVSFALRAIVVLLQELFQIAPYTWDEGLFMTMGIKVKHFLDGSRSSLPFRTLAGVPAYGSLLGGLFYLYEVDTILPRILNVLFGTGAVFLTWKLSALVGLKNKYCLLMATIVGFTPSYILYSALIMRDMLIWLLLLVLLYLWVKFIQDLDSKSFWIAFIPVAMLTILRPQYAPVFAIILGFIAFSYAQRLRFKWKQISLPGLQYILFSIFLSVVLVGSIFLILSEIARWENSDVLDYLVSQHHWRTQGGAAYLIDQEFTNLLDVVWFFPLRFIHFTFGPFLWNSGSIQMMASAMEALVGTIFFLLLVFYSPTLFKSNNSNRLGIILLIVFALINIAAASIIDSNYGTAMRHRMVFMPFIFMAVLWLRQQRIILKQNNDSLLI